In Candidatus Binatia bacterium, one DNA window encodes the following:
- a CDS encoding ACT domain-containing protein, with protein sequence MRVERQLTLILENRPGVLADVCADLAQAKINIKGIYVENLVDHSAVRVVVSDPDKAMHLLGAAGVLVFENEIVAVPVENRPGTLAAIARRLGKARVNIDYMYASTPDRGKAVIFLAVSNVKRAGEALKGYR encoded by the coding sequence ATGCGGGTGGAGCGGCAGCTCACGTTGATCCTCGAGAACCGCCCCGGCGTTCTCGCCGACGTCTGCGCGGACCTCGCGCAGGCGAAGATCAACATCAAGGGCATCTACGTCGAGAACCTGGTCGACCACTCGGCCGTGCGCGTCGTGGTGAGCGACCCCGACAAGGCGATGCACCTGCTCGGCGCGGCCGGCGTGCTGGTGTTCGAGAACGAGATCGTCGCGGTCCCGGTCGAGAACCGCCCCGGCACGCTCGCCGCCATCGCCCGCCGTCTCGGCAAGGCGCGGGTCAACATCGACTACATGTACGCGAGCACGCCCGACCGCGGGAAGGCGGTGATCTTCCTCGCGGTGAGCAACGTCAAGCGCGCGGGCGAGGCGCTGAAGGGCTATCGCTGA
- a CDS encoding ATP-binding cassette domain-containing protein, giving the protein MLLDVNLCVDTGDAVVVSGPAGAGKSTLVRLLLGLEEPTHGWIVVDDLVLGGSSQEVLAAHRRRIGLIPQRPLLVDDLTVEQNVALALEVTGALPQQARASAAAAVERVGLTHLLHRRAATLSESERRWIGIARALARREASLIVADEPAAGFDARETRALGALLAEERSFGKTVLIASREPGLAGLGAHRVAMLDGGRITLETAAPTGRVRSVAGRQS; this is encoded by the coding sequence GTGCTGCTCGATGTGAACCTCTGCGTCGATACCGGCGACGCGGTGGTGGTGAGCGGTCCGGCGGGAGCGGGGAAGAGCACGCTCGTCCGCCTGCTGCTCGGCCTCGAGGAGCCGACGCACGGCTGGATCGTGGTCGACGATCTCGTGCTCGGCGGCAGCTCGCAGGAGGTTCTCGCCGCGCACCGGCGCCGCATCGGGCTGATCCCGCAGCGACCGCTGCTGGTCGACGACTTGACGGTCGAGCAGAACGTCGCGCTCGCGCTCGAGGTGACCGGCGCCCTGCCGCAGCAGGCGCGCGCGTCGGCGGCCGCGGCGGTCGAGCGCGTCGGCTTGACGCACCTGCTGCACCGCCGCGCCGCGACCCTGTCGGAGTCCGAGCGGCGCTGGATCGGCATCGCGCGGGCGCTCGCGCGTCGCGAGGCGTCGCTGATCGTCGCCGACGAGCCGGCGGCGGGCTTCGACGCGCGTGAGACGCGCGCGCTCGGCGCGCTGCTCGCCGAGGAGCGCTCGTTCGGCAAGACGGTGCTGATCGCGAGCCGCGAGCCGGGCCTCGCCGGGCTCGGCGCCCACCGCGTCGCCATGCTCGACGGCGGCCGCATCACGCTCGAGACCGCGGCCCCGACGGGCCGCGTGCGCAGCGTCGCGGGACGGCAGTCGTGA
- a CDS encoding peptidoglycan DD-metalloendopeptidase family protein, which translates to MWSVGAARRMGGALALAFVLALTAGILVTAGGALLARARSLGDAATGDVRFYVVARGPLAEATREGIALHPEIRLIGEHSIDQLIGETAFERRGDMLRVLEVAVPRGPDGDVAERVATLQQIDGVVEVIALGAVDVAAAPKASGRLGGAGIALIALGCALFVAGVTVTSTMAVRARADELAVRWLLGTEPVALWRPVGAVLGVTALAGVLGALGAALLVVRFVAPDAATSLASRGTVPLPSSLGSALAALVFALGAVGSAALAARRALLRLTAEPARLVGWAATLLLLSSVLTSAAVGSAATLDASATVPSEWQMLRGVARELAACRKGLHEAEKTLAETELVALRAYAKEDAVLLRLASAQREADARLVERWRESCAALEARRLELRAQHRASLFPGPPIEPRLAPVAGRVEVAFGEAGLPGKPRAFRNGVGLRTRPGEIVRASAPGKVVFSGDLAGAGRVVVVSHGRRTFSVYGRVAEALVVRGMEVEAGEPVARAGEGGTLYFSVRERGKAVDPIAWLRMEPTAVQTGTGG; encoded by the coding sequence ATGTGGTCCGTCGGCGCCGCGCGCCGCATGGGCGGGGCGCTCGCGCTCGCCTTCGTCCTCGCGCTCACGGCGGGCATCCTGGTGACGGCCGGCGGCGCGCTGCTCGCGCGCGCGCGCTCGCTCGGCGACGCCGCGACCGGCGACGTCCGCTTCTACGTCGTCGCCCGCGGGCCGCTCGCGGAGGCGACCCGCGAGGGCATCGCGCTCCACCCGGAGATCCGGCTGATCGGCGAGCACAGCATCGATCAGCTCATCGGCGAGACCGCGTTCGAGCGCCGCGGCGACATGCTGCGCGTCCTCGAGGTCGCGGTGCCGCGCGGACCGGACGGCGACGTCGCCGAGCGGGTCGCGACGCTGCAGCAGATCGACGGTGTCGTCGAGGTGATCGCGCTCGGCGCGGTCGACGTCGCGGCGGCGCCGAAGGCGTCGGGTCGCCTGGGGGGCGCGGGCATCGCGCTGATCGCGCTCGGCTGCGCGCTGTTCGTCGCCGGCGTGACGGTCACCTCGACGATGGCCGTCCGGGCGCGCGCCGACGAGCTCGCGGTGCGCTGGCTGCTCGGGACGGAGCCCGTCGCGCTGTGGCGTCCGGTCGGCGCGGTGCTCGGCGTGACGGCGCTGGCCGGCGTGCTGGGGGCGCTCGGCGCAGCGCTGCTCGTCGTGCGCTTCGTCGCGCCCGACGCCGCGACGAGCCTCGCGAGCAGGGGCACGGTGCCGCTGCCGAGCTCGCTCGGCAGCGCGCTCGCCGCGCTGGTCTTCGCGCTCGGCGCCGTCGGCTCGGCGGCGCTCGCGGCGCGCCGCGCGCTGCTGCGCTTGACCGCCGAGCCGGCGCGGCTCGTCGGCTGGGCGGCGACGCTGCTGCTTCTGTCGTCCGTGCTGACGTCGGCCGCGGTCGGCTCGGCCGCGACCCTCGACGCGTCCGCCACGGTGCCCAGCGAGTGGCAGATGCTGCGCGGCGTGGCGCGCGAGCTCGCGGCCTGCCGCAAGGGCCTGCACGAGGCCGAGAAGACGCTCGCCGAGACCGAGCTCGTGGCGCTCCGCGCGTACGCCAAGGAGGATGCCGTGCTGCTTCGCCTCGCCTCCGCGCAACGCGAGGCGGACGCGCGCCTCGTCGAGCGCTGGCGCGAGTCCTGCGCCGCGCTCGAGGCGAGACGGCTCGAGCTGCGCGCCCAGCACCGCGCGAGCCTGTTTCCCGGGCCGCCCATCGAGCCGCGTCTCGCGCCGGTCGCCGGACGCGTCGAGGTCGCCTTCGGCGAGGCCGGGCTGCCGGGCAAGCCGCGGGCGTTTCGCAACGGCGTCGGGCTGCGCACCCGTCCGGGCGAGATCGTGCGGGCGAGCGCGCCGGGCAAGGTGGTGTTCTCGGGCGACCTCGCGGGCGCCGGACGGGTCGTCGTCGTCAGCCACGGTCGGCGCACCTTCAGCGTCTACGGCCGAGTTGCCGAAGCATTGGTCGTGCGGGGAATGGAGGTCGAGGCGGGCGAGCCGGTCGCGCGGGCCGGGGAGGGCGGCACGCTCTACTTCTCGGTGCGCGAGCGCGGCAAGGCGGTCGATCCGATCGCCTGGCTCCGCATGGAGCCCACGGCCGTGCAGACCGGGACGGGCGGCTGA